GCTGCGCGAGAAGTTCGTGAAGTGGGGCTGGCGTCGCGTGGTCGCCTTCCAGACCCGCAACCCGATGCATCGCGCCCACCAGGAGCTCACCTTCCGGGCCGCGCAGCAGGTCGAGGCCAATCTCCTGATCCAGCCCGTGGTCGGCATGACCAAGCCGGGCGACATCGATCACTACACGCGCGTGCGCTGCTACGAGAAGATCCTGGACTGCTACCCCGACCAGACCACCGGCCTGTCGCTGCTGGGTCTGGCCATGCGCATGGGCGGTCCGCGCGAGGCGCTGTGGCACGCCATCATCCGCAAGAACTACGGCTGCACCCACTTCATCGTCGGGCGCGACCACGCCGGTCCCGGCAAGAACCGGGCGGGCGAGGACTTCTACGGGCCCTACGACGCCCAGGAACTGGTGGCGACCTACCAGGACGAGCTCGGCATCCAGATGGTGCCCTTCCAGATGATGGTGTACGTGCAGGAGCGCGCCCAGTACGTGCCGATCGACGAGGTGGCCGAGGGCGAGACCGTGCTCAACATCTCCGGCACCGAATTCCGCCGCCGCCTGCGCGAAGGGCTCGACATCCCCGAGTGGTTCTCCTACCCGGGCGTGGTGCAGGAGCTGCGTCGCGGCTACCCGCCGCGCGACCGCCAGGGGCTGGTGATCTTCTTCACCGGCCTGTCGGGCTCCGGCAAGTCGACCATCGCCAACGCCCTGCGCGTGAAGCTCATGGAGATGGGCGGTCGCCCGGTGACGCTGCTTGACGGCGACCTGGTGCGCAAGAACCTGTCCAGCGAGCTCGGCTTCTCGCGCGAGCACCGCGATCTCAACATCCAGCGCATCGGCTTCGTCGCCGCCGAGATCGCCAAGGCCGGCGGCATCGCCATCTGCGCGCCGATCGCGCCCTACGCGGCCACCCGCCGCCAGGTGCGCGAGATGGCCGAGGCCCACGGCGGCTTCATCGAGGTGCATGTCGCCACCCCGCTGGAGGTCTGCGAGCAGCGTGACCGCAAGGGGCTGTATGCCAAGGCGCGCGCCGGCCTCATCAAGGAATTCACCGGCATCAGCGATCCCTACGAGGAGCCGGAGAACCCCGAGATGCGCATCGACACCGCCGATGCCAGTGCCGACGAGGCCGCCCATCGCATCCTGCTCAAGATGGAGAGCATGGGCTTCCTCAAGTAACACGCCGACCCAGGAATCCGTACATCATGCCCGTCGATACCCAGGCCCTGCTGCCCGCCGTCTGCGACCTAGCCCGCGAGGCCGGGGCCGCCATTCTGCGTGTCTACGAGAGCGACGACTTCGACGTCCAGACCAAGGGCGACGACTCCCCGCTGACCCGCGCCGACCTCGCCTCCAACCGCGTCATCGTCGACGGCCTGCGCCAGCTGGACGCCAGCATCCCGGTGCTGTCCGAGGAATCGCGGCAGGCGCCCTACAGCGAGCGCGCCGGCTGGTCCCGCTACTGGCTGGTGGATCCGATGGACGGGACCAAGGAGTTCGTCAAGCGCAGCGGCGAGTTCACCGTCAACATCGCACTGGTCGACGAGGACGGCGTGCCGGTGCTGGGCGTGGTCTATGCCCCCGTGCTCGACCGCCTGTACTTTGCGGCACGCGGTCACGGTGCCTTCCGCCAGGACGGTCAGGACACCCCGCGGCCCATCCACGTGGCGGCCTACGACGGCAGCACCCCGAACATCGTCGCCTCCCGCTCGCATGGCGGCGAGACCCTCAAGCGTTTCCTCGACCAGGTGGGCGACTTCGAGGTCGTGAGCATGGGCAGCTCGCTCAAGCTCTGTCTCGTCGCCGAGGGTGCGGCGCATCTTTATCCCCGCCTCGGCCCCACCATGGAATGGGACACCGGCGCGGCGCACGCCATCGTCAACGAGGCCGGCGGGCAGGTCACCGATCTCTCCGGCAGGCCGCTGGCCTACAACAAGGAAGACCTGCTCAATCCCTACTTCATGGTCGAAGGCAATCCGCCCTATCCCTGGCGCGAGATGCTGCCCGCCGACATCGAGCCCGCATAGACGCCACAGCGTCAAAGGGCTATCCTAGGCCCCGTTCAACCGCCCGTCACAGGCGCCCGTAGCTCAGCTGGATAGAGCGTCGCCCTCCGGAGGCGAAGGTCAGAGGTTCGAATCCTCTCGGGCGCGCCATATGTAAAAAAAGGCCCCGATACATGGGGCCTTTTTTATGGTCATCCATGCGCCATCGCCCGAGAGGTTTCGAACCTCTGACGATAGACAAAGCGGGTTCGAGCCGAGCGCAGCGCGCGAGGCCGCCGCCAGAGCGGCCCATCCTCTCGGGCGCGCCATATGTAAAAAAAGGCCCCGATACATGGGGCCTTTTTTATGGTCATCCATGCGCCATCGCCCGAGAGGTTTCGAACCTCTGACGATAGACAAAGCGGGTTCGAGCCGAGCGCAGCGCGCGAGGCCGCCGCCGGAGCGGCCCATCCTCTCGGGCGCGCCATATGAAAAAAAGGCCTCGATGCACGGGGCCTTCTTGTTGTTGCTTGGCGAAAGATTCTGCTGCAGGTGGCAAAGAGACAACCGTGTCTGCTCTTCCTCTGTGTGCTCTGTGCCCTCTGTGGCGCATAGGCTTTCGCCTTTCACCTAAGGCCTAACGCCGCGGTGCCATGTAACATCAGTCGGTCATTGCAGCTTACGTCGTTTTTCCTGGTACTCGTCTTCGTCGATTTCACCCCTGGCATAGCGTTCGTCGAGGATATCCAGGGCGCGGCTTTGTTCGCTTCCGGATTTGCCCGTCCCACTCGGGGTGCTGCTCCATAGCCACCGTGCAAGTGCCACGATGCCCAGAATGACGACGATCCAGAACAGGAGCATGAGCAGGCCGCCGCCCAGTCCCATACCGAAAAACGAATGGCCGCCCCAGCCGGAGTCGTACATGATGAGAGTCTCCTGGTTTTGTTCAAGGGGGAAAAACCGGCACGCGTTATCGCGTGCCGGTCGCAGGGTTACTGCATCATGCCCATGCCGGGCCCCATCATGCCGCGGAACTGTTGACGCTGCTCCTTGTCGAGCATCTGCATCATCTGCTGCCGCGTTTCCAGGCCTTCACGCATCATCTCCAGCCGGATATCCGACATTTTCTGATAGGCCTTGGAGACGGTATCCGGATTCGGGTCTTCCTTGGCCCATTCCTTTTGCAGCTCCAGCATCGCTTCCTGCATGTCGGTCATGTGCTCCCAGCGCTCCTTTTGTGCCTTCTGCTGGAGATCGAACAGTTTCTGACGCTGGTCGTCGCTCAGGTTCATCATGGCCATGGGGTTGCCATAGCCCTGGCCGTAGCCAGGGCCTCCCATCATCGGGCCGCCCATCATGCCCATTCCGTAGCCCATGCCCACACCCGGGCCCATCATGCCCATTTGCATGCCGTTCTGACAGGGCCCGTAGGCCTCACCCATCATTCCGCCGTAGCCATGGGCGAAGGCGGTTGTGCCGCTGCTGAGGATGGCCGCGAAGACCGTTGTCAGCAGGACCGGTTTGAGCGATTTACTGATCGTGCATTTCATGGCAGTTACTCCTTGCCGGTTGTGTTATCGCGACCTGGGTCGCGTGTGTGTGAGCCCCTTTGGCTCAGTTTGAAGAAGGCCATTGCCATCCTCCGTGCTCTTCGCGTGGTTTTTCGATTTGAGGGGACTGGAGAATGAGTGCCGATATGCCATCATGTGGCCCCAGTCCCCGGTAAATGACATTGCTGACCACGCCTCGCTGGTCGAATTCCAGGATGTAGCGATGTGTGCCATGCCCATACCCATATTCGTAGACCCATCCCATGTGCCCGTTGGGTAGAGTGATTTTCTGATGGGCTCCCCCATGCTGTCCGAAGGCTGTAAGCTCGTCGATCACGCCGAGTGGATACGCTTGTAATGCCTCGGATGGGTCGCCCGCATCGCGAGGCAGAGTCGGCGGTTGTGGTATGTGTTCGGTCGCGCCGAGATTCATCGGCGTGAACGCGATAGCTGCAAGAAGTAACGTTGTAAACAGGCTTATGGATTTCATGGAGTGGTCCCTCCTTCAGGTGCTGTGAATGCACGCCTTTCAATCGTTCATCTGAGTCCAACCCAGCAACTTTGCATTGACGGCAACGATGACAGTGGATAGCGACATCAGCATCGCCCCGACGGCCGGCGAGAGCAGCAGGCCGGCCCAGTAGAAGACGCCGGCGGCGAGTGGGATGGCAGCAACGTTGTAACCGGTTGCCCACCAGAGATTCTGGATCATCTTGGCGTAGGTCGCCTGGGCCAGTTCGATGATGGCTGCTACGTCACGCGGGTCGGAGCGGACCAGCACGATATCGGCGGATTCCATCGCGACGTCAGTGCCGGCGCCGATGGCGATGCCGACATCGGCCTCCACGAGCGCCGGGGCATCGTTGACACCGTCACCCACCATGGCCACTTGCAGACCGCGTGACTTCACCTCCCTGATCTTTTCCGCCTTCTGGTCGGGAAGGACCTCGGCGAAGTAGTCGTCCAGCTCCAGTTCCTCGGCCACCCATTGCGCCACGGCCGTGGCATCCCCTGTCAGCATCATCACCTGGATGCCCTTGTCCTTGAGCCGACGCAGGGCCTCGCGCGAGGAGTCGCGTATGATGTCGGCCAACGCGATGGCGCCCACCGGCGCCTCATCCACGAGCACGTAAACGACGGTCTTCCCGGCGGCCGCCGCGTCCTCTACGCGGTCGTCATCGACCTTGATCTTCTGTTCGGCGAGGTAGCCGAGGCTCACGACCTTCACGGTGTTGCCATCAACTTCCGCCTCGGCCCCCTTGCCGGGGATGGCGTGGAACGCGCGTGTTCGCGGAATGTCGATGTCTCGCTCGACGGCGGCGGTAACAATGCCCTGGGCGATGGGGTGCTCCGACTGGTTTTCGAGCCCGGCGGCCAGGCGGAGGATCTCGTCTTCACCGCGGTCCGCGAGTGCGATCACATCGGTGACGCCGAAACGCCCTTCGGTAAGCGTGCCGGTCTTGTCGAACACGACGGCCTGAAGCGTCCGCGCGCGCTCGAAGGCGGAGCGGTCGCGGATCAACAGGCCATGGCTGGCCGACAGCGAGGTGGAGACGGCTACCACCAGTGGTACCGCGAGGCCCAGGGCATGCGGGCAGGTAATGACCATGACCGTGACCATGCGCGCGAGGGAAAATTGGAAATCAGCGCCAAGTAGCAGCCATGCCGCCAGCGTGGTGCCGCCGGCGGTGAGGGCAATGAGGGTGAGCCACAGGGCCGCGCGGTTCGCGAGGTCCTGGGTGCGGGAACGCGAGGCCTGGGCCTGGCGCACCATGTCGATGACCTGGGCTAGATAGGTCTCATCGCCGGTCTTTTGTACTTCCACCGTCAGGCTGGCCTCACCGTTGACGGAGCCGCCGATCACCTCATCGCCCATACCTCTTTCAACCGGACGGCTCTCGCCAGTGAGCATGGCCTGGTTGACCGAGCTGCGGCCCTCGATCACGTTGCCGTCGATGGGGATCTTCTCGCCGGGTTTGACCAGCACCCGGTCGCCGGCACGCAACTCGGTTACCGGAACCTCCTCGGTGTGGCCCTGCGCGTCCAGCCGGTGTGCATCGGCCGGCATCAGACGCACCAGCTCTTCGAGGGCGCGCGAGGCGCCCATGACCGAGCGCATCTCGATCCAGTGGCCGAGCAGCATCACGTCGATCAGCGTGGCGAGCTCCCAGAAGAACACGCCGCCGGGCAGCCCCAATACCACTGCGGCCGAGTAGAGGTAGGCCACCGTGATCGCGAGCGAGATAAGCGTCATCATGCCCGGCTGACGCTTGCCAAACTCGTCGAGTAGGCCGGTCAGGAAGGGCCAGCCGCCGTAGAAATAGACGATGCTGGAGAGCGCGAACAGGGCGTAGCTGTCGCCCACAAACGCCAGCGCGTCGCCGATGCCCAGTACCGACTGGATCAGCGGCGACAGCAGCAGGATGGGGACGGTCAGTGCCAGCGAGACCCAGAAGCGGAGCCGGAAGTCGGTGATCATTGCCCCGTGGTCATGGCCGGCATGCCCGGTGTGATCGTGCTGATTCCCTCCCGCGCGTGCCTGGAGCCCTGCCGTGGGAAGATCGGCATTGTGTGCGTGGGTGTGCATCTCACTTGACTCCGGCGAACAGTGCACGCAACTCGTGCTCGGTGGGGACCTCGCGGGAGATGACATTGTCGTCTACCACCAGGCAGGGTGAATGCCGGATGCCGAGGCGTAGGGCTTCCTGGGGATGCTCCTCCACGAACACGAGTTCGTAGTCAATGCCCAGGTCCCGAAGTTCGCGTTCGAGATTGAGACGATGTTTACAGGTTCGCGTGGCTATGATCTTGACGTTCATGGATGACCTCGGTTGCCGCGGCTTCTGCGGTGTGGCGGCGGGTACCCTGCGTTGTGGCTTCAGGTGGGTCCGGAAGATGAGGGACCACCACGGCAGGCGTTTGAAAGGCGGCCTCGTGAGGCAGGCGCGCTCCGGTGCCGTTAGGGGTTGGTGTTGTCTAGATGCGCAGGCGTTCGGTGCGCAGGAACAAGGCTCGTCCGGTCGGGAGGTACCGCCGGAGCAGTAGGACGTGGCGGCTTATGAGTCGTGGCGTAAGGCCGAGGGTGCGTGGGAGGTGCGTGAAGAGGCCGTTGGGCGAGTCGAAACCGGATTTGGGCTCGCCCGAGATGGGTAAATAGGGCGCTTCACCGGCCGGGGACTCGATCGACGGGCAGTGCACGCCCGTGTCGTGACCATGCCCCAGGGGGGGCGGCGTGGTACCTGCCGAGTAGGGATGGTTGTTCGCCGTGGTGTGTGCATGCGGCATCGCCGCCGCCACCGCTTCGCAGCAGGGCTCGAGCGCGAGCACCGTCCAGCTGGCAAGCCACAGCAGAACCAGCGTCGCCGCCAGCCGGCGGTGTCTCTGGAAGTGCCTATTCAGGTTGACGTGCTGCCTGTTCATGCCAATCCTCCAATCCCTCCGAGATTGCCTGGCCGACGGGTCTACCTGAGAAAGTAGTCGTCGGCCCGGCAAACTGCAAACCAGCAATAACATTTGAAATATCATGGTATTAGTCTGTGTGGGCAGGCGGCCCCGGGGTCCTGTGATGACCCCGGAGCGGTCCCTTAAAACCAGGCCCTTACCCCGGCTACCAGATGGGTCTCGGTGGTGTCTTCGCCGGCGGCCTCGAGCAGGTCGGCGGTGCCGCCGAACTTCTTCTCCCAGTTCACGCCGATATAGGGCGCGAATTCGCGACGGATCTCGTAACGCAGTCGCAGGCCGGCCTCCAGATCGGTGAAGCCGGAGCCGAGACCGACCTCGGGGTCTTCGTCCTTCTGCCAGTTGAGCGCCACCTCCGGAGACAGAATCAGCCGCTGGGTGAAGAGGATTTCGTATTCGCCCTGCAGGCTGGCGGCGAGGTTGCCGTCATTGCCGCCGGCGTAGACGAAGGCATCCACCTCGAAGAAGTAGGGCGCCAGACCGGAGAATCCGATGGCGGCCCAGTCGCGTTCCGGATCGGGCTCAAAGTCGCGGCGCCAGCCGACCTGTAAATCCCAGTACGGCGCGACAGCCCGGCTGTAGAGGAATTCGCCGGTAGCGGATTCCGTCTTGCCCTCAAGACGCTCGCCATCGGTCTTGATCCATAACTTGTTGAGATCATGGCCGACCCAGGCCTCGCCCTCCCAGGCGTAGAGGTCGCCGTCATCGACGTCGCGCCATTCGAACTGGTCGATCTTGACCATAGCCAGCAGTGGGTCATCCTCGGCCCCGGCCAGGGCGCCTGCCGGGAGTGCGGTCAGCATTCCGACTGCGAGCAAGGCGTGTTTAATGTTCTGCATGACAGTTCTCCTCAGCTCACGACGACTTTCCGGAACATGCCCGGCATGTGGTAAAGCAGGTGGCAGTGATAGGCCCAGCTGCCCAGGGCGTCGGCCGTGACCAGATAGCTGATCATGGCGCCTGGCTGGACGATCACCGTGTGCTTGCGTGGGATGCGCCCGGGCTCGCCGGTCTCCAGGTCACTCCACATGCCGTGCAGGTGGATGGGATGGTTCATCATCGTGTCGTTGATGAGATTGATGCGTAGTCGCTCGCCGTACCGGAAATGCAGCGGTTCGGCATCCGCGAACTTGACGCCATTGACCGACCACATGTAACGACTCATGTTGCCGGTGAGATGCAGGTCTATTTCGCGTTCGGGTTCGCGTGGATCGGGCGTGGCATGAAGGTTGACGAGATCCGCGTACGTGAGCACGCGGCGCCCGTTGCCGCGCAAGCCGATGCCGGGGTCATCCAGCCGGTACTGCGGGGCTTCGGCCCGCATATCGATGTGTGGGCCGTACTCTGTCCGGGCATGGACGATGGGGGCCTTGCTGCCATAGCCCGCACGGCCGTTTCCCATGGCGCCGGCGGTCATGCTGTCGCGACCCATGTCGTGGCCGGCATGGGACATGTCGTGCCCTGAGTGGTCCATGCCGGACATCTGGGACATGTCGTGTCCGGAATGGTCGATGGCTGGTGTGTTGGGGGAATTGTCGGGCATGGTCGACATGTCGTGCCCGGCGTGCCCCATGCCGCTCATGTCCATGCCCATGTCCATGTGGCTGAGTACGGGTGCCGGATCCATCGGCGGCACATCGACGGCCAGCCGAGGGTCGGGGGTGAGGGTGCCGCGAGCGTAACCCGAGCGGTCGATGGCCTGCGCGAAGACGGTATAGGCCCGATCGTCCTTCGGCTCCACGATCACGTCATAGGTCTCGGCCACACCGAGGCGAATCTCGTCCACGGTGACCGGTTCCACGTACTGGCCATCGGCGGCGACCACGGTCATCTTCAGGCCGGGGATACGCAGGTCGAAGAAGGTCATGGCCGCCGCATTGATGATGCGTAGCCGAACCCTCTCGCCGCGCTTGAACATGCCCACCCAGCCGTCGTCGGGTGTTACGCCGTTCATCAGGAAGGTGTAGGTGTAGCCGGTGACGTCCGATATGTCACGGTCCGACATGCGCATCTCGTTCCACATGGCGCGTGCCGCCATGTAGTCGTCGAAGCCCTTTTCCTTGAGCTCTGCGATCTGTTCTCCCAGCGTGCGCTCGCGGAAATTGTAATAGTGCGAAAGCTTCTTGAGTTTGGCGTAGATGCGATACGGGTCTTCGTCGCTCCAGTCGGACAGTACGACGACGTGATCGCGATCGTAGGCGAAGGGCTCCGGGGCCTTCGGATCGATGATGATGGCGCCGTAGGAGCCGGTCTGTTCCTGAAAGCCCGAGTGGCTGTGATACCAGTAGGTACCATTCTGGATGACCGGAAAGCTGTAGGTGAAGCTCTCGCCGGGTCTGATGCCCTTGAACCCGTCACTGATGTGCGGCACGCCGTCCTGTGTGCTTGGAAGGATGAGTCCGTGCCAGTGGATGGACGTGTCCTCGGCCATCATGTTGTTCACGCGCAGCGTGACGGTGTCGCCCTCGCGCATACGCAGGACCGGGGCAGGTACGGAGCCGTTGATGGCGGTGGCGATGCGCTCCTTCCCGGTGAAGTTGACCCGTGTCGGGCTATAGGTCAGCTCGAAATGGCTGCCGTGTAGTATCTGTGGCCCCTGGTGCGGATTACGGGTGGTGCCAAGGCTGGGGCCTGCGGTCAGCCCGAGCAGCGCGCCGCCGGCGACGCCCGTGACAAAACGCCGGCGCGAGGGGGAGAAACCCCGGTGGCGCGGCAGGAGAATCTTGTTGCCCATACTGGTTTTCCTCTGCTTGTGGTGTCTGCGCGAACAGACGCCAGGCATGAAACGTTTCGGCCACTAGAGGGCCGTTCTGCGTTCAACAGGGGGAAATCAGCTACGGGGTGGGCGGTACAGGCTATCTGGGGGGGAGGCGACCGCAGAAACGGACTTGAGACGGGCGTGTCCATCCGCCAGTGTCGGCGTCTGGGAGGGGGGAAGGGCGATGATGGAAAAGGTGCAGCTGCCGCACTGGCCGGTGCTGCAGCTCATGGAGGCAGAATGACAGGTGCCGGGTGGGCAGCAATCGCAGTCGTGTGTGTTTTCATGCTGATCCGCCGCATCCATTGGCATGGGATGTGCCACGCCGCTGCGTTCGTGCATCTGCATGCTGTCGTCACTGGTGGCTGGCATGGCGAACAGGGGCTGTAGCGGCACCGTCAGGAGTGTGACGGTAACCAGCAGGCTCAGCAGGCTGTGTGTCAGTCTGTTCACGCTATGAAGTCTATGCCATCCGGTGTTGGGTTGCAAGTACGCCCGCCGCGACATGCGGCACGAGGTATGCATGCCAGACTCGGACCATGAAATGCGTGATAGGTTTCGTGCCGGGCGCGCCGGCAATATCGCCGGCGCGCCCTTGCGGCACTGTTTTGCTCCTGACGCCTAACGCAGCAGCAATACCGGCACATGCGCATGCCGCACGACGTTGGCGGTGGTGCTGCCGACGAGGAACTGGCGGATGCGGGAGTGACCATAGGCGCCCATCACGATGAGGTCGATGGCGTGTTCCTTGCGGTAGTTGCAGAGCACGGTCTCGACGTCGCCGGCCTGGATGCAGGCCGGTGCCTCGAAGCCGGCGGCCTGCAGGGTTTCGCGCGCCCAGTCGAGCTGGGTCTGGTTTTCGGGCTTGTCGTCGCCGACCATGACGACGTGCACGGGCAGGCCCTTGAACAGCGGGCTGCCGGCGACCATCTCCACGCACTTGCGGGTGGTGTCGCTGCCGTCGAAGGCGATCATGATGCGGCGCGGTTCGGTGTATTCGGTGGTTGTGACGAGCACCGGGCGCTGCACGGTACGCACCACGCTCTCGACGTTGCTGCCGATGTGCTCGCCGAGGCTGTCGGTATGCTCGCCTTCCTTGCCCAGCACCAGCAGGCGGGTCTCCTCCTGCAGCTCGACCAGGGTCTCGAGCAGGTCACCATGGCGCTGGCGGCGGTCGGCCTCGGCAATGCCGGCGGCCTTCACGCGGTCGTAGGCCTCTTCCAGCATCAGCCGGCCCTGTTCCAGCGCGATCTTGTTGCGCTGGGCGTCCAGCTCGGCCAGTTCGTTGAGCAGGCTTTCGCGGTTGCCGAAGGTGAGGTTCCCGCTCAGGTTGCGCTTGCCGCTGGGGAATTCGCTCTTGTCCAGCACGTGCAGCAGCACCAGGGGGGCGTCCATCTGCCGGCTGCTCCAGGCGGCGTAGTCGCAGACGGCGGGCGAGGCCGTGGAGCCGTCGATGCAGGCGATCACGTTTGTCATTGTTGTGTCCTCCCTAGTGATCCATGAGTTTATCAACGGCATCCGGCTTGTCATGCACGGCGAAGCGGTCGACGATGGTGGCACTGGCCTCGTTGAGCCCGATGACCTCCACCTCGGTGCCCTCGCGTCGGAACTTTATCACCACACGGTCCAGCGCGGCCACGGCGGTGATGTCCCAGAAATGGGCCTCGGTGAGATCAATCATCACCTTATCAACCGCCTCCTTGAAATCAAAGAATTCGATGAACTTGTCCGCCGAGGCGAAGAAGACCTGGCCGACCACGCGGTAGCTGCGGGTGTTGCCGTCCTCGGAGAGCTTCGAGACCACGTACTTGTACTGGCCCACCTTGTTGGCGAAGAACAGCGAGGCCAGCAGCACGCCGGTGAGCACGCCGAAGGCGAGATTGTGGGTGAAGACCACCACGATCACGGTCATGACCATGACGATGCTGGTACTCGGAGGGTGCTTCCTCATGTCGGGAATCGAGCGCCAGCTGAAGGTGCCGATGGAGACCATGATCATCACCGCCACCAGCGCGGCCATCGGGATCT
This region of Chromatiales bacterium genomic DNA includes:
- the cysQ gene encoding 3'(2'),5'-bisphosphate nucleotidase CysQ, which translates into the protein MPVDTQALLPAVCDLAREAGAAILRVYESDDFDVQTKGDDSPLTRADLASNRVIVDGLRQLDASIPVLSEESRQAPYSERAGWSRYWLVDPMDGTKEFVKRSGEFTVNIALVDEDGVPVLGVVYAPVLDRLYFAARGHGAFRQDGQDTPRPIHVAAYDGSTPNIVASRSHGGETLKRFLDQVGDFEVVSMGSSLKLCLVAEGAAHLYPRLGPTMEWDTGAAHAIVNEAGGQVTDLSGRPLAYNKEDLLNPYFMVEGNPPYPWREMLPADIEPA
- a CDS encoding copper resistance protein B, translated to MQNIKHALLAVGMLTALPAGALAGAEDDPLLAMVKIDQFEWRDVDDGDLYAWEGEAWVGHDLNKLWIKTDGERLEGKTESATGEFLYSRAVAPYWDLQVGWRRDFEPDPERDWAAIGFSGLAPYFFEVDAFVYAGGNDGNLAASLQGEYEILFTQRLILSPEVALNWQKDEDPEVGLGSGFTDLEAGLRLRYEIRREFAPYIGVNWEKKFGGTADLLEAAGEDTTETHLVAGVRAWF
- a CDS encoding SHOCT domain-containing protein produces the protein MYDSGWGGHSFFGMGLGGGLLMLLFWIVVILGIVALARWLWSSTPSGTGKSGSEQSRALDILDERYARGEIDEDEYQEKRRKLQ
- a CDS encoding heavy metal translocating P-type ATPase, whose translation is MITDFRLRFWVSLALTVPILLLSPLIQSVLGIGDALAFVGDSYALFALSSIVYFYGGWPFLTGLLDEFGKRQPGMMTLISLAITVAYLYSAAVVLGLPGGVFFWELATLIDVMLLGHWIEMRSVMGASRALEELVRLMPADAHRLDAQGHTEEVPVTELRAGDRVLVKPGEKIPIDGNVIEGRSSVNQAMLTGESRPVERGMGDEVIGGSVNGEASLTVEVQKTGDETYLAQVIDMVRQAQASRSRTQDLANRAALWLTLIALTAGGTTLAAWLLLGADFQFSLARMVTVMVITCPHALGLAVPLVVAVSTSLSASHGLLIRDRSAFERARTLQAVVFDKTGTLTEGRFGVTDVIALADRGEDEILRLAAGLENQSEHPIAQGIVTAAVERDIDIPRTRAFHAIPGKGAEAEVDGNTVKVVSLGYLAEQKIKVDDDRVEDAAAAGKTVVYVLVDEAPVGAIALADIIRDSSREALRRLKDKGIQVMMLTGDATAVAQWVAEELELDDYFAEVLPDQKAEKIREVKSRGLQVAMVGDGVNDAPALVEADVGIAIGAGTDVAMESADIVLVRSDPRDVAAIIELAQATYAKMIQNLWWATGYNVAAIPLAAGVFYWAGLLLSPAVGAMLMSLSTVIVAVNAKLLGWTQMND
- a CDS encoding bifunctional sulfate adenylyltransferase/adenylylsulfate kinase, whose translation is MTTGLIAPHGGELKELYADSARVEALKREVSDLPSWDLTPRQLCDAELLLNGAFSPLTGFLGEADYRAVLADMRLADGTLWPMPITLDVSEAFAGNVKAGDRITLRCPEGVPIAILTVTDMWTPDRRAEAVAVFGSDDDLHPGVDFLLNRSNPVYLGGSLEGIEPPTHYDFRHLRDTPRELREKFVKWGWRRVVAFQTRNPMHRAHQELTFRAAQQVEANLLIQPVVGMTKPGDIDHYTRVRCYEKILDCYPDQTTGLSLLGLAMRMGGPREALWHAIIRKNYGCTHFIVGRDHAGPGKNRAGEDFYGPYDAQELVATYQDELGIQMVPFQMMVYVQERAQYVPIDEVAEGETVLNISGTEFRRRLREGLDIPEWFSYPGVVQELRRGYPPRDRQGLVIFFTGLSGSGKSTIANALRVKLMEMGGRPVTLLDGDLVRKNLSSELGFSREHRDLNIQRIGFVAAEIAKAGGIAICAPIAPYAATRRQVREMAEAHGGFIEVHVATPLEVCEQRDRKGLYAKARAGLIKEFTGISDPYEEPENPEMRIDTADASADEAAHRILLKMESMGFLK
- a CDS encoding copper resistance system multicopper oxidase translates to MGNKILLPRHRGFSPSRRRFVTGVAGGALLGLTAGPSLGTTRNPHQGPQILHGSHFELTYSPTRVNFTGKERIATAINGSVPAPVLRMREGDTVTLRVNNMMAEDTSIHWHGLILPSTQDGVPHISDGFKGIRPGESFTYSFPVIQNGTYWYHSHSGFQEQTGSYGAIIIDPKAPEPFAYDRDHVVVLSDWSDEDPYRIYAKLKKLSHYYNFRERTLGEQIAELKEKGFDDYMAARAMWNEMRMSDRDISDVTGYTYTFLMNGVTPDDGWVGMFKRGERVRLRIINAAAMTFFDLRIPGLKMTVVAADGQYVEPVTVDEIRLGVAETYDVIVEPKDDRAYTVFAQAIDRSGYARGTLTPDPRLAVDVPPMDPAPVLSHMDMGMDMSGMGHAGHDMSTMPDNSPNTPAIDHSGHDMSQMSGMDHSGHDMSHAGHDMGRDSMTAGAMGNGRAGYGSKAPIVHARTEYGPHIDMRAEAPQYRLDDPGIGLRGNGRRVLTYADLVNLHATPDPREPEREIDLHLTGNMSRYMWSVNGVKFADAEPLHFRYGERLRINLINDTMMNHPIHLHGMWSDLETGEPGRIPRKHTVIVQPGAMISYLVTADALGSWAYHCHLLYHMPGMFRKVVVS
- a CDS encoding universal stress protein, with the protein product MTNVIACIDGSTASPAVCDYAAWSSRQMDAPLVLLHVLDKSEFPSGKRNLSGNLTFGNRESLLNELAELDAQRNKIALEQGRLMLEEAYDRVKAAGIAEADRRQRHGDLLETLVELQEETRLLVLGKEGEHTDSLGEHIGSNVESVVRTVQRPVLVTTTEYTEPRRIMIAFDGSDTTRKCVEMVAGSPLFKGLPVHVVMVGDDKPENQTQLDWARETLQAAGFEAPACIQAGDVETVLCNYRKEHAIDLIVMGAYGHSRIRQFLVGSTTANVVRHAHVPVLLLR
- a CDS encoding periplasmic heavy metal sensor, whose translation is MKCTISKSLKPVLLTTVFAAILSSGTTAFAHGYGGMMGEAYGPCQNGMQMGMMGPGVGMGYGMGMMGGPMMGGPGYGQGYGNPMAMMNLSDDQRQKLFDLQQKAQKERWEHMTDMQEAMLELQKEWAKEDPNPDTVSKAYQKMSDIRLEMMREGLETRQQMMQMLDKEQRQQFRGMMGPGMGMMQ
- a CDS encoding thioredoxin family protein; the protein is MNVKIIATRTCKHRLNLERELRDLGIDYELVFVEEHPQEALRLGIRHSPCLVVDDNVISREVPTEHELRALFAGVK